The proteins below are encoded in one region of Triticum aestivum cultivar Chinese Spring chromosome 1B, IWGSC CS RefSeq v2.1, whole genome shotgun sequence:
- the LOC123100576 gene encoding non-specific lipid transfer protein GPI-anchored 29, whose protein sequence is MARYKYTVAGFFVLLSIAAMLQPSEARVQPAVANQEEATATTTANGGSPSLPGLPLPQIPGMPSLPPIFRSLFPALPQIPGLPPLFGPLPGGAPGAPPSGALPSLPHLPLPTGSPSPPPPKECLTPLTAMISCMDYLTNVTVFSPPTACCDGLKSVVSTAPICLCHGLNNNGGMSKLFPKPIDPIRMIILPARCGAMIPPQTIFSCATQPLPPLTPPTTSPAPPAASPAPSP, encoded by the exons ATGGCGCGGTACAAGTACACCGTCGCTGGGTTCTTTGTCCTCCTCTCCATTGCAGCGATGCTGCAGCCGTCTGAGGCGAGGGTGCAGCCCGCCGTTGCAAACCAAGAAGAAGCCACAGCCACCACCACGGCCAATGGAGGCTCCCCGTCTCTTCCCGGCCTGCCGTTGCCTCAGATCCCCGGCATGCCTAGCCTACCACCCATATTCCGCTCCCTTTTCCCAGCACTTCCTCAGATCCCCGGCTTGCCGCCGCTGTTCGGGCCACTCCCTGGTGGTGCACCGGGCGCCCCGCCATCCGGTGCACTGCCTAGCCTCCCACACTTGCCACTTCCCACCGGCTCGCCAAGCCCGCCACCGCCGAAGGAGTGCCTGACACCGCTCACGGCCATGATATCGTGCATGGACTATCTCACCAACGTCACGGTGTTCTCGCCCCCGACCGCTTGCTGCGATGGCCTCAAGTCGGTCGTCAGCACCGCGCCGATCTGCCTCTGCCACGGTCTTAACAACAATGGCGGCATGAGCAAGCTCTTCCCCAAGCCTATCGACCCCATCCGCATGATAATCCTCCCTGCTAGGTGCGGCGCCATGATTCCCCCGCAGACGATCTTCTCCTGCGCTA CCCAACCCTTGCCGCCGTTGACGCCTCCTACCACCAGTCCGGCGCCTCCCGCTGCTTCTCCCGCGCCATCACCATAG